One Arthrobacter sp. FW306-07-I genomic window carries:
- a CDS encoding GntR family transcriptional regulator: MTETALTGVPELSDTPAGSKSEQAYQSVKARIVEGTYTPGYRLVLGAIAKDLGFSVVPVREAIRRLEAEGLVTFERNVGATVAGIDPTEYLYTMQTLSIVEGAATALSAPLIDSAAVARARAVNQEMRECLEHFDPVRFTQLNQDFHSVLFEHCPNPHILDLVHRGWNRLASLRSSTFRFVPGRARDSVEEHENLLKLLETGADADAIEKAARLHRTATLDAYLAQTP; the protein is encoded by the coding sequence ATGACTGAGACAGCATTGACCGGCGTGCCGGAGCTTTCCGATACCCCTGCTGGCAGCAAGTCGGAGCAGGCCTACCAGTCCGTCAAGGCCCGGATCGTGGAAGGCACCTACACCCCCGGATACCGGCTGGTCCTGGGGGCCATCGCCAAGGACCTGGGGTTCAGCGTGGTCCCGGTGCGGGAGGCCATCCGGCGACTGGAAGCCGAGGGCCTGGTGACCTTCGAACGGAACGTCGGCGCCACCGTGGCAGGAATCGATCCCACGGAGTACCTGTACACGATGCAGACCCTCAGCATTGTGGAGGGGGCCGCGACGGCACTGTCGGCCCCGCTGATCGACTCCGCCGCGGTGGCCCGGGCCCGGGCTGTGAACCAGGAGATGCGCGAGTGTTTGGAACACTTCGATCCGGTCCGGTTCACGCAGCTCAACCAGGACTTCCACAGCGTCCTGTTCGAGCACTGCCCCAACCCGCACATCCTGGACCTGGTGCACCGCGGCTGGAACCGGCTCGCATCCCTCCGGTCCTCCACCTTCCGCTTCGTCCCCGGCCGCGCCCGCGACTCCGTGGAGGAACACGAGAACCTGCTGAAACTCCTCGAGACGGGAGCCGACGCGGACGCCATCGAAAAGGCAGCCCGGCTCCACCGGACAGCAACGTTGGACGCGTACCTCGCCCAAACCCCCTAA